Proteins from one Salvelinus namaycush isolate Seneca chromosome 34, SaNama_1.0, whole genome shotgun sequence genomic window:
- the LOC120029021 gene encoding glutamine amidotransferase-like class 1 domain-containing protein 3A, mitochondrial isoform X2 produces MVKCIAIVLSGCGVYDGTEIHEASAVLVHLSRAGAKVQMFAPDVDQMHVVNHCEGKPTAEKRNVLQESARIARGDVSDLTKLDITAFDALVIPGGFGVAKNLSDWAVKGKEYTVQPQVEKLIKGFHEVGKPLAMCCISPVLAARALPGCEITVGQDNECERWPYAQTATTMTELGCKHVNKNVGEVHVDVKNKLVTTSAFMCNAPIHEVFDGVGVMVTELLKLA; encoded by the exons ATGGTGAAGTGTATAGCAatagttctgtcagggtgtgggGTCTACGATGGGACAGAGATCCACGAGGCGTCTGCTGTGCTGGTCCACCTCAGCAGGGCTGGAGCTAAG GTCCAGATGTTTGCCCCTGACGTGGATCAGATGCATGTGGTGAACCACTGCGAGGGGAAACCCACGGCGGAGAAACGCAACGTCCTGCAGGAGAGTGCTCGTATCGCCCGCGGTGACGTGTCAGATCTTACCAAACTGGACATCACCGCTTTCGACGCCCTCGTCATCCCAG GTGGTTTTGGCGTGGCCAAGAACCTTTCTGACTGGGCTGTGAAGGGGAAGGAGTACACGGTTCAGCCCCAGGTAGAGAAGCTGATTAAGGGGTTCCACGAAGTAGGCAAGCCCCTGGCTATGTGCTGCATCTCCCCTGTCCTAGCTGCTAGGGCCCTGCCGGGATGTGAGATCACTGTGGGACAGGACAACGAGTGTGAGAG atGGCCCTATGCCCAGACGGCAACCACCATGACTGAGCTGGGCTGTAAACACGTGAATAAGAATGTGGGGGAGGTGCACGTCGACGTAAAGAACAAGCTGGTCACCACCTCTGCCTTCATGTGTAACGCTCCAATACAcgaggtgtttgatggggtgggtGTCATGGTTACAGAGCTGCTCAAACTGGCCTAG
- the LOC120029021 gene encoding glutamine amidotransferase-like class 1 domain-containing protein 3A, mitochondrial isoform X1, with product MRPQTILLALTELGVMVKCIAIVLSGCGVYDGTEIHEASAVLVHLSRAGAKVQMFAPDVDQMHVVNHCEGKPTAEKRNVLQESARIARGDVSDLTKLDITAFDALVIPGGFGVAKNLSDWAVKGKEYTVQPQVEKLIKGFHEVGKPLAMCCISPVLAARALPGCEITVGQDNECERWPYAQTATTMTELGCKHVNKNVGEVHVDVKNKLVTTSAFMCNAPIHEVFDGVGVMVTELLKLA from the exons ATGAGACCAcagaccattttactcgccctaacAGAGCTGG GAGTCATGGTGAAGTGTATAGCAatagttctgtcagggtgtgggGTCTACGATGGGACAGAGATCCACGAGGCGTCTGCTGTGCTGGTCCACCTCAGCAGGGCTGGAGCTAAG GTCCAGATGTTTGCCCCTGACGTGGATCAGATGCATGTGGTGAACCACTGCGAGGGGAAACCCACGGCGGAGAAACGCAACGTCCTGCAGGAGAGTGCTCGTATCGCCCGCGGTGACGTGTCAGATCTTACCAAACTGGACATCACCGCTTTCGACGCCCTCGTCATCCCAG GTGGTTTTGGCGTGGCCAAGAACCTTTCTGACTGGGCTGTGAAGGGGAAGGAGTACACGGTTCAGCCCCAGGTAGAGAAGCTGATTAAGGGGTTCCACGAAGTAGGCAAGCCCCTGGCTATGTGCTGCATCTCCCCTGTCCTAGCTGCTAGGGCCCTGCCGGGATGTGAGATCACTGTGGGACAGGACAACGAGTGTGAGAG atGGCCCTATGCCCAGACGGCAACCACCATGACTGAGCTGGGCTGTAAACACGTGAATAAGAATGTGGGGGAGGTGCACGTCGACGTAAAGAACAAGCTGGTCACCACCTCTGCCTTCATGTGTAACGCTCCAATACAcgaggtgtttgatggggtgggtGTCATGGTTACAGAGCTGCTCAAACTGGCCTAG